The following DNA comes from Rhinolophus sinicus isolate RSC01 linkage group LG06, ASM3656204v1, whole genome shotgun sequence.
CGATTACAATTGGTTCTGACACTTATTTTGTTCAGACCCTGCCTGGTCTGACATAACATTGTACTAGAAGCTAGCAGTGTGTTGCAGCAGGAGGATAAAGAATGAACAAGTTCTTGTCTTATACAACCATGAGATTAACTTCAATTTACTCAAAATAAAttgcttctttcctcttttgatcaagacttctgttttcttatattatagcacttaaaaaattgtattgatttttctctttacagtTTCATAAACTCTACAAAACTGTATAATCCTAGAGCTCCTTAAAGGTGCCTTTGTACTTGGAGTAGTACTTGGCTTACTGTAGAGACTCAGTAAACATTCATCAACTTTCTAATGGGATATAGCTGCAAAATCACCTGAAATGtcaacatctttaaaatacctCCTTATCATTTGCCTCCtttagcattaaaatatttacaaacaagtCAACATATTTAATCCTATAGTTAGATATATAATAACTGTGACAAAGGACAATTGTGGATGAATTTGAACTATGGTACAAATAGAACGTATCTGTCTCATCCTGAAAAAGAGATTAATATGCAAAGATAAGGGAAGGCATGAAAACCGCAGACCCCAGGAGGCTAGAATGTCACTAATAAACTCTACAAAAGACACAAGTAAGGTAAGATTATACCTTTGTAAGAGTCATTCTTTGCCTGCTTTGGGAGTTAATATctaaaacaaataactgtttggAGGTTCTTGTTTCTTGTATGGCAGGAGGAAGAAAGTGTTTTTGTGAAAGTGACTCTCACAAGTGGGGAGGAATACACGAATGACAGGGGGATGTTATCATAAGCTCTCTCTCCTGGAGGTGACAGCAAGTCTCATCGCCACTGAACTAACATTCCTCTCTACCATGGGACCAAAGCCCATGCATCATAAATGCTACAGGATTATGAAGCACTAAAAATTAGCTCATGACCTTCGACATGTGTATGCACAATTTTGTGTTGGTTTGGAGAGATacagaaattttcagaaaatataagaCACTGTTCATAGTGGTAACTTTGAGGAGTGAGAAGGCTAGAAGATGAGCGTGGgggaaagtaaaggaaatattttactcttttagtTTATATTCTTCTAAAGACCGAATGTTTTACTATaagaaagtataattttcataatgtaaaagcaatatataaagttataaatgTAGAAGTGTATAAAGGAAGAGGAAGTGTTCCCCATACCTACATATATAATTCCATCCCTTTACGCTCACAATGCATTCATTGTTACACGTAGAACTATAAATCTTATATACCTATGTCTTTCATGTTTCGCCATTAGATTGTAGCTTTTCATCATCGATTCAAAATTGATTTTACTGTTAAGGCAGTTAAAGTCAGATCCAGTTCTCATATACATatcttttatttaacttataaAGAAAGGTACACTGTGATTTTGCTCCGAACATACATTTCTTCTGATCAATTTCCGAAAAGCTATTTTTACATCCTTGTTCCTCAAACTATAAATGATGGGGTTCAACATAGGGCTTACAAAAGTGTAGAAAACAGCAAGGATTTTGGACTGCTCCACTGAACTGTCCGTGGGAGGTCTCACATACATGCAGAACAGGGTCCCATAAAACACAGTCACTGCCACCAGATGGGACCCACAGGTGGAAAAAGCTTTGTGTCTGCCTTCAGCAGAACGCATCCTCAGGATGGCCATGAGAATGAAGAGGTAGGAGACGAGGATTATGAGGAGGGAGTTGGAGAGGTTAAATCCTGCTACCACGAACATGGATGTCTCCTTAATGAAAGTGTCAGAGCAGGAGAGTCGGATGAGGGGCGGGTCGGCACAGTAGAAGTGATTAATGACATTGGAGCCACAGAAGGTCAAGCGGTAGGTCCACATGGTTTCCATCAGGCCACTAAGGAACCCATAGGCATAGGGACCAGCAATCAGACGAATACAGAGCCCTTTGGACATCTTGCTGCTGTAAAGCAAAGGGTTACAGATTGCCACATACCTATCATAAGCCATTACAGCAAGCATGTAATATTCAGTAATCACCATGGCAATGAAAAAATAACACTGGACTAAACACGCAGCATAGGAAATGGTTTTCCTTTCTGATAAGAAGTTCACCAACATCTTGGGAGTCACGTTAGTGGAATAGCACAAATCCAAGCAGGACAAACTGGCAAGAAAGAAGTACATGGGGGTGTGGAGGCGTGAATCCATCCTGATCAATACCAACATCCCGAGGTTCCCTCCGACAGTGATCAGGTAGATCACCAGGAACAGCACGAAAAAAATGGGCTGAAGCTCCGGACGATCTGTTAATCCCAAGAGAATAAATTCAGTCACCAAGGTGGAATTTCCTCTGACCATTTTCTTAGGTGCCAGCATTGTTCTCTTagatgaattaaaataaagatggGAATGAGAAGTCCATCATGTGTTTCTTCTCTCTCATGCTTtcattctccttctctctccttccactcTCCTCTCACACATAACTGTTATTAAACAGAGACCGAGACGATGGGAGCtgggacaatagtttagtggttaccagagggtaaggggggtgggggggggagatgagggtaagggggatcaaatatatggtgatggaaggagaactgactctgggtggtgaacacacaatgggatttatagatgatgtaatacagaattgtacacctgaaatctatgtaactttactaacaattgtcaccccaataaattttaaaaataaattaaaaaataaaaataaaaaaataaagaggcaaccaaaaaaaaaaaaagaagaagatcaTGGCCCCTACTAGCTAGGTGTATAAAGTGCAGTTGATTCCCAAAGAGAACGACTCCTGTGACACCAACTTGCTTTGGAATGGGGGAAGTATGACCCAAAGTCTGTCTGAAAATGGATTGAGCCCCCTCTGCCACTTGCAATTCACTATAAAATCAGGGGCTTTATAATTGAGCCCAGGAATGATGTGAACAAAATGGTGATGgtgtatttgaaaacatttttgcaGTCACTAACATGTGTGCATATTTAGAAGTTCAACCTTTGAGAACTGCACTCCTTACCTGCTATATTAGAGCCCAGAATTATAGAGGTTTGAAGAAAATGCTCTGGGACGTGTTTTACTGCTGTAACGATGAAATATAGGCGATTGTGGTATTCCTATGCAAACAGACCAAAGATAAGGACCACAGATTTGGAAATAAAGCCCTATATGAATTACCAATGAAAGAATTTTCAGAAGAGTTTGTATGAATGAAAACAAGAGAAGCAtggagaggggaaaagagaagtggCCAAAACTTAGATCATAGTTTTACTGgcttatccatttttttttttttttaatttaaccaagAAAGCATTTAAGTGGTTTATAGCATATAACAAAATTTGGCAAATTGTGCTGCTGGTGGAAAACAAATTTGTCTAAACTTTCTAGAGGGCTGTGTGGATACCTCAACCTTCTTTATCACAGACTATAATGTTCAGAAGTTATAAAACAAACACTAATTAAGAGAGAATTATTCTTAGCACAAAGGTCAGATGTTACTAATTATAATGAAAGGATTATACATTCAGATAATATTATCAGTTCAGATAATATTGattataatggaagaaaaaaatgagaaatcttTGTGCCAGGCATCTGgagaatattattttcattgtgtatttttaatgttgtCATGTGTTATTTCATAAGTGATAGACTAAATAGGATAAGGAATCAAATTTAAAATGCCTATGgcatttagaaaataagaatgagtGGAGCGGTCTGGGTAAGAGTGAACTGAAATGAACAGAGAATTGTTCCCAGGCTACAGAGGCAGCAGGCCGGTTGAATTTTGTGGTAATGTGGCCCTATGTTCCAAGATCTTAAGACCAATTTTAAAGAGGTAtcagaattcattatttttacGTGAAGCCTATCAAATACAGCATTGgcaaataattcaatttttaaaccTATCTTTAACCAGAGCATACTGAAAGAGCAtatgaagagaaaattaagagTAAAGGAGATTGGTTCAGTAACAAAGATTTGAACAAAGTAACCAATTACATTCAGGAATCAGGATAGACATCAAAGAATGATAACCTttaactgaggcttaaagaataactctactgtgtttccccgaaaataagacctagtcggacaatcagctttaatgcatattttggagcaaagtTAATATAAGgcgtggtcttattttactacaatataagacccggtctctaatataataatataacattataatataatataatataatataatataatataatataatataatataatgtaatgtaacataatataatgtaacataatataatgtaacataatataatgtaacataatataatgtaacataatataatgtaacataatatggtaccaggtcttatattaatttttactccaaaagacgcattagagctgattgtgcggctaggtctcattttcggggaaagacgATAGGAGGACAAGTGTGGGGAGGATTCTCAGATAGTGTGAAAAGTATATGCAGTAATAGGAGGCTTTCAAGAGAAATCAAACATAGTCTACACCGATGCAGGGATGAATTTTCTATTGTGTCAAACAAAATGTTTAGGAAGCAGCAAGCTGCCAAAGAACCTGAAAGTCCCCATCACAGGGCAAGAAGTGTGAACATTTCTGAAAGCTACAAGGTAGCATATTTTTGAATTTGtctttgacatattttttttggagtgtgtgtgttaCAATCAAGTTATTGTGATGAATTAGAAACAACATTCCCTGTTAATTTGAAATAGAATTTGCAGGGCTTGAATCTACAACTTTGGTCTCTGGGAGGAAAATACAATAATTAGACAATCAGGATTTACGTAAATAGCAAAAGTGCTTTTTCCTCCCTCACCAAAAGGATGACTGCATTCGGAAAATATTTGCCTTAGGAATATAAGTCTTCCATTGTAATGACATAAAGATATCCATCTAATCTTGAAATCGGTACAACTATGCCCTAAAGAGCAGCACCAGGTTGGTCATCATATTACATTCAACAactaataaagacaataaaaattataacaaacagGGGGCTGCCaaatggctcaattggttagagcgcgagctctgagcaacagggttgctggttcaattcccacaagggccagtgagctgcgccctccacaactagattgaagacaatgagctgccactgaacttccagagggacggccagatggctcagttggttagagctctcaacaacaacaaggttgccggttcgattcccacatgggatggtgggctgagccccctgcaaataaagatAGAGGacggcaactgaacttggagctgggctgcgccctccacaactagattaaaggacaacgacttggagctgatgggccttggagaaacacactgtcccccaatattccataataaaaatacatacatacatacatacatacaaaaaattttaaaaatatatgtaaaaatatatatgtatcaagaTTGGAATTTAATCTGCCTATTTCCTACCCTTTCCTGTAAATAGGTTCAGCTATCACACTCTACAGTTTGGGAAGAAAAGACTGTATTTTGATAATAAGGCTAGAAAGATATATTTCCTCTCATTCACACAGGCACTTCAGTTTTACAAAACAATTAtgctattctattttattttaccttcaggAAAATCCTCCAACTGATAGAGCAAGTACAATTAGGAATGGGGAAAATAGGGCACAAACACCTGAGTCTGTAGATTAGTATTTCCAAAACTGTGCTCAGTGGAACAAGTGGATATCAGACAACAAAACAAGTCTAGgataaaaataagtttgaaaaatgCTGAGTTTGGGGGAAAAAGGAGATAGGTTTCTCTGTTGCAGAGAATCTCAGAACCTTTTATATGTCCATATGGATTTGAAGCTACAGAAGGTGGGCACGAATGTGCAGCCTTTCCTAAACTTATTTGTTCAAAGAACCCAGAGCATCACAAATGTTCTCTTGAGGCTAAGAAAACCTCATGCCACAATGAGCACCAGAGATTGCTCGAATCCTTGCACTtcaaatgctaaacaaaatataaGGAAGTAAGCTATGTTCTGTGCTTGGAAAACCACCTTCATTCACTAATGCCACTGGTAGGGTACTAAAGCATGTTTGAATTGGTCATTGATTCATGTTCTCAAAAACAGTTGCTTGGAGAAAATACTGAGCATGAAAAAGGAACTCCATGAATGGGAAGAGAAtagaaacaagcagaaaaaaatctaagagCTCTGAAGGAAATAGACTACCATGTGACATCAGTGCTCCGTACATCAATCACAGGTGGGCTCAAATCTTCTCTACCTGCAAACACATAATCTCTACAGGTAGATCATAAATACTAGCACCTGTTAGCTCATCATATCATTTCAAACAAATAGTAATGGTTGCTTACTATTTGGGATAAGGCATATGATAAATTaacatatat
Coding sequences within:
- the LOC109435465 gene encoding olfactory receptor 5M5, which encodes MLAPKKMVRGNSTLVTEFILLGLTDRPELQPIFFVLFLVIYLITVGGNLGMLVLIRMDSRLHTPMYFFLASLSCLDLCYSTNVTPKMLVNFLSERKTISYAACLVQCYFFIAMVITEYYMLAVMAYDRYVAICNPLLYSSKMSKGLCIRLIAGPYAYGFLSGLMETMWTYRLTFCGSNVINHFYCADPPLIRLSCSDTFIKETSMFVVAGFNLSNSLLIILVSYLFILMAILRMRSAEGRHKAFSTCGSHLVAVTVFYGTLFCMYVRPPTDSSVEQSKILAVFYTFVSPMLNPIIYSLRNKDVKIAFRKLIRRNVCSEQNHSVPFFIS